The Staphylococcus carnosus genome has a segment encoding these proteins:
- a CDS encoding tyrosine-protein phosphatase — protein MMIDMHSHILINVDDGAQNSKEAVQLIQQAIDEGITGIIATPHFTSHYPNSFEKIKLKIKELCNLKEIQHTKIKIFPGQEVRISEDLIEHIHNGNIKGLNHSRYLLIEFPPNEIPNYTQSIFSELQEMGYVPIIAHPERNQAIMQDMNLLYELVSSGALSQLTSSSIEGYFGRGLQKASIEMMECNLVHFIASDAHHIEYRPFIMQSLFEEKRLIKLQPQLSELIQNAEAIIHNQTIKRKTPLLPGKNGSFRKFRFFNN, from the coding sequence ATGATGATTGATATGCATAGCCATATTCTTATTAATGTCGATGATGGCGCACAAAACAGCAAAGAAGCAGTACAACTTATTCAACAAGCAATAGATGAAGGTATCACTGGTATTATCGCAACACCTCATTTTACATCTCATTATCCTAATTCTTTTGAAAAGATTAAGTTGAAAATAAAAGAATTATGTAACCTAAAAGAAATCCAACATACAAAAATAAAAATTTTTCCTGGGCAAGAAGTCAGAATAAGCGAGGATCTGATTGAACATATTCATAATGGAAATATTAAAGGCTTGAATCACTCACGTTATCTTTTAATCGAATTTCCACCGAATGAGATTCCAAATTATACACAGTCAATATTTTCTGAATTACAAGAAATGGGTTATGTGCCGATAATTGCACATCCTGAACGAAATCAAGCGATAATGCAAGATATGAATCTGTTATATGAATTAGTGAGTTCAGGTGCACTTAGTCAACTTACTTCATCTTCAATTGAAGGGTATTTTGGAAGGGGATTGCAAAAAGCATCTATTGAAATGATGGAATGCAATCTTGTTCATTTTATTGCTTCAGATGCACATCACATAGAGTACAGACCATTCATAATGCAATCATTGTTTGAGGAAAAAAGGTTAATCAAACTACAACCTCAATTGTCCGAGTTAATACAAAATGCTGAAGCAATTATTCATAATCAAACAATAAAGCGTAAAACACCTCTGCTTCCTGGAAAAAATGGTAGTTTTAGAAAGTTTCGTTTTTTTAATAATTGA
- the gmk gene encoding guanylate kinase has product MDNEKGLLIVLSGPSGVGKGTVRKEIFDDPATSYKYSISMTTREMREGEQDGVDYFFKTKREFEQLIAQDQFIEYAEYVGNYYGTPVQYVKDTMDQGHDVFLEIEVEGAKQVRKKFPDALFIFLAPPSLDHLRERLIGRGTESDEKIQSRVKEARKEVEMMNLYDYVVVNDEVELAKERVQSIVAAEHLKRERIEAKYRKMILEAKK; this is encoded by the coding sequence ATGGATAATGAAAAAGGTTTACTGATTGTCTTATCAGGTCCATCTGGAGTCGGCAAAGGCACGGTTCGTAAAGAAATATTTGATGATCCTGCAACATCATACAAATATTCTATCTCAATGACGACGCGTGAAATGCGTGAAGGCGAACAAGATGGCGTTGATTATTTTTTCAAGACAAAACGAGAATTTGAACAACTCATTGCTCAAGATCAGTTCATAGAGTATGCAGAGTATGTAGGAAACTATTACGGAACACCTGTTCAATATGTAAAAGACACGATGGACCAAGGACACGATGTCTTCCTGGAAATTGAAGTCGAAGGTGCGAAACAAGTACGCAAAAAATTTCCTGATGCACTATTTATCTTCCTCGCACCGCCAAGTTTAGACCACCTAAGAGAACGTTTAATCGGTCGCGGTACTGAATCTGATGAAAAAATTCAAAGCCGTGTCAAAGAAGCGCGCAAAGAAGTCGAAATGATGAATCTTTATGATTATGTCGTGGTAAACGATGAAGTAGAGCTCGCGAAAGAACGTGTTCAATCTATCGTAGCAGCTGAACATCTAAAACGAGAACGTATCGAAGCAAAGTATAGAAAAATGATATTGGAGGCCAAAAAATAA
- a CDS encoding thioredoxin family protein → MKTITTFDDLENEINTNEKLLLFVMSDGCTVCHADQPRVQSLVEDIDLPAVQITVNQMPEAAGQLSLFTSPVVILFNQGKEFHRQARIIDFEKLNRSMEQLKML, encoded by the coding sequence TTGAAAACCATTACTACATTTGACGATTTGGAAAATGAAATCAACACTAATGAGAAATTACTTTTATTTGTCATGTCTGATGGATGTACAGTTTGCCATGCGGATCAACCACGAGTTCAATCATTAGTTGAAGATATTGATTTACCTGCTGTACAAATTACTGTTAACCAGATGCCTGAAGCAGCTGGACAACTTTCACTCTTCACTTCACCAGTTGTGATTTTATTTAACCAAGGTAAAGAATTTCATCGTCAAGCACGCATCATTGATTTTGAAAAACTGAATCGTTCTATGGAACAACTTAAAATGCTATAA
- a CDS encoding tyrosine-protein phosphatase yields the protein MIDLHNHIIYDIDDGAQDIEESIEMAKAAQKTGVDKIITTPHYKTDSFMSDKDEIIHKMNELNQQLQALNIDVEIKGGQEIHIEPYTLDYLEKGQLLSLADSGKYYLIEPPFRGFPDFIETTVDGFIQKGLQPIIAHPERNDYIREHLEVLDELVEKGCLLQMNAASILGEYGSDIQETAKYIIENKKCHLVGSDAHHVDYRVFCMNQCLNQIEDVSFKDYLINNNQKVWNGKEIDSTKYF from the coding sequence ATGATTGATTTGCATAACCACATTATTTATGACATTGACGATGGGGCACAAGATATTGAAGAATCTATAGAAATGGCAAAAGCAGCTCAAAAAACAGGTGTGGATAAAATTATTACGACACCGCATTATAAAACGGATTCCTTTATGTCAGATAAAGATGAAATCATACATAAAATGAATGAGCTAAATCAGCAGCTGCAAGCTTTAAATATAGATGTTGAAATCAAAGGCGGACAAGAAATTCATATTGAACCATATACATTAGATTATTTAGAAAAAGGGCAGTTATTATCACTTGCTGATAGTGGGAAATATTATTTAATCGAACCGCCGTTTAGAGGTTTTCCAGATTTTATTGAAACAACGGTAGATGGTTTTATTCAAAAAGGACTGCAGCCTATTATTGCGCATCCTGAACGCAATGATTATATTCGAGAACATTTGGAAGTGTTAGATGAATTAGTCGAAAAAGGCTGTTTATTACAGATGAATGCGGCATCTATATTAGGAGAATATGGTTCTGACATTCAAGAAACAGCAAAGTATATCATCGAAAATAAAAAATGCCATTTAGTCGGCAGTGATGCGCACCATGTGGATTATCGCGTGTTTTGTATGAATCAATGCTTAAACCAGATTGAAGATGTATCATTTAAAGACTATCTTATTAATAACAATCAAAAAGTATGGAATGGAAAAGAAATAGATAGCACAAAATACTTCTAG
- the priA gene encoding primosomal protein N' has product MIAKVIVDVPAKNVDFTFDYLIPERLAPIIQVGVRVIVPFGPRTIQGYVMEIVDEADPELDLNKLKEIKEIQDIKPELTPELVKLSEWYGKYHVTKRISILEAMLPSAIKAKYTKAFEIAEDELIPDDLLEKFDREGHYAYKAAQQNGDLDRLVPLMKDEAIREITLLSQNTRKKTQRAIRISSEHNPDDVLAMLEKHPKQYDVYAYLLDEQQRDVPLKEIDEVGLSPSSVKTLEKNGFVEKYDAIVERDPYASRVFEQEEKRQLTPGQQEAYDAIKKVIDEEKQETFLLHGVTGSGKTEVYLQTIEAVLQQDKQAMMLVPEIALTPQMVLRFKKRFGDEVAVLHSALSKGERYDEWQKIRDGRARVSVGARSSVFAPFTNLGMIIIDEEHEATYKQEDYPRYHAKDFALWRSEYHNCPLILGSATPSLETYARAEKGVYHLLSLPERVNNQPLPAINIVDMREELANGNRSMFSTSLREAIEERLARNEQIVLFLNQRGYSSFVLCRDCGHVPQCPNCDISLTYHKSSDQLKCHYCGYQETPPNKCPNCESVHIRQMGTGTQKVEELLNREFEEAKIIRMDADTTSRKGAHEKLLNDFGEGKGDILLGTQMIAKGLDFPNITLVGVLNADTMLNLPDFRASERTFQLLTQVSGRAGRHEKEGEVIIQTYNPDHYAIQDVQLNDYLSFYHKEMKYRQIGKYPPYYFLINFTISHVNMKEVMQAANHVHQILLQHLTDKALVLGPSPAALARINREYRFQILVKYKSEPELHKALQYLDDYYHEKYLKDKLSLKIDINPYMMM; this is encoded by the coding sequence ATGATTGCAAAGGTTATCGTTGATGTACCCGCAAAAAATGTAGACTTTACCTTTGATTATTTGATACCGGAACGACTCGCACCCATTATCCAAGTTGGCGTGCGGGTCATTGTTCCTTTTGGACCCAGAACGATACAAGGGTATGTAATGGAAATTGTAGATGAAGCTGATCCTGAACTGGATTTGAATAAATTAAAAGAAATCAAAGAGATTCAGGATATTAAACCTGAACTTACACCGGAATTGGTGAAATTAAGTGAATGGTATGGAAAATATCATGTGACAAAACGCATTTCTATATTAGAAGCAATGTTGCCGAGTGCAATCAAGGCAAAATATACGAAAGCATTTGAAATTGCAGAAGATGAATTGATTCCAGATGATTTGCTGGAAAAATTTGATAGAGAAGGTCATTATGCTTATAAGGCAGCACAACAAAATGGTGATTTAGATCGATTAGTGCCTTTAATGAAAGATGAAGCAATTCGTGAAATTACGTTACTTTCTCAAAATACGAGAAAGAAAACGCAACGTGCAATTCGAATTTCATCTGAACACAATCCAGATGATGTGTTAGCCATGTTAGAAAAACATCCGAAACAATATGATGTATATGCTTATTTGTTGGATGAACAACAACGTGATGTGCCATTAAAAGAAATTGATGAAGTGGGTTTATCACCGTCCAGTGTCAAAACATTAGAAAAAAATGGATTTGTTGAAAAATATGATGCGATTGTAGAACGAGATCCATATGCATCCCGTGTTTTTGAACAAGAAGAAAAACGTCAATTGACGCCTGGCCAACAAGAAGCCTATGATGCGATAAAAAAAGTTATAGACGAAGAAAAACAAGAAACTTTTCTACTTCACGGCGTTACTGGTTCTGGTAAGACAGAGGTTTATCTTCAAACAATTGAAGCAGTACTCCAACAAGACAAGCAAGCGATGATGTTAGTGCCTGAAATCGCGTTAACACCGCAAATGGTCTTACGATTTAAAAAACGCTTTGGAGATGAAGTAGCTGTGTTGCATTCTGCTTTGTCAAAAGGTGAACGTTATGATGAATGGCAAAAAATTCGTGATGGACGTGCGCGAGTAAGTGTAGGTGCGCGTTCGAGTGTCTTTGCACCGTTCACTAATTTAGGCATGATTATTATTGATGAGGAGCATGAAGCAACGTATAAACAAGAGGATTATCCTCGTTATCATGCAAAAGATTTTGCTTTATGGCGTTCTGAATATCACAATTGTCCTTTGATTTTAGGAAGTGCGACGCCAAGTTTAGAAACGTATGCACGTGCTGAAAAAGGTGTTTATCATTTATTGAGTTTGCCAGAGCGTGTGAACAATCAACCGCTTCCCGCAATCAACATTGTCGACATGCGTGAAGAATTAGCAAACGGGAACCGCTCGATGTTTTCCACTTCATTGCGCGAAGCGATAGAAGAACGTCTCGCCCGCAATGAACAAATTGTCTTATTCTTAAACCAGCGCGGCTACTCATCATTTGTACTATGCCGTGACTGCGGCCACGTACCGCAATGTCCGAACTGCGACATATCACTGACCTACCACAAGTCCAGCGATCAATTAAAATGTCACTATTGCGGATACCAAGAAACACCGCCAAACAAATGTCCGAACTGCGAAAGTGTGCACATTCGCCAAATGGGCACAGGTACCCAAAAAGTAGAAGAGCTCCTAAACCGCGAATTTGAAGAGGCCAAAATCATTCGAATGGATGCTGATACCACATCGCGAAAAGGCGCGCATGAAAAATTATTGAACGACTTCGGCGAAGGAAAAGGTGACATTCTACTTGGCACACAGATGATAGCAAAAGGATTAGACTTCCCAAATATTACTTTAGTCGGCGTATTAAATGCCGATACAATGTTGAACTTGCCTGACTTCAGAGCAAGTGAACGTACCTTCCAATTACTGACACAAGTATCTGGACGTGCAGGACGCCATGAAAAAGAAGGGGAAGTCATCATACAGACATACAATCCAGATCACTATGCGATCCAAGACGTACAACTCAATGATTATCTGTCCTTTTATCATAAAGAAATGAAATATCGTCAAATCGGCAAATATCCGCCGTATTACTTCTTAATCAACTTCACTATTTCGCATGTGAATATGAAGGAAGTCATGCAAGCAGCAAACCATGTGCACCAAATATTATTGCAGCATTTAACAGATAAAGCCTTAGTACTCGGACCATCTCCGGCAGCTTTAGCCCGTATAAACAGAGAGTACCGCTTCCAAATTCTTGTAAAATATAAAAGCGAACCAGAACTTCATAAAGCATTGCAGTATTTAGATGATTATTATCATGAGAAATACCTTAAAGACAAGTTGTCATTGAAGATAGATATCAACCCTTACATGATGATGTAA
- a CDS encoding peptide deformylase has protein sequence MAVKQLVPANSSKLRKPAAEVKKFDDSLKKLLLDIEDTLYDTEASALSAPQIGVSLQAAIIDMEAEGLLQLINPTIIRQSDETVTDLEGSISFPDVFGTVTRSQMIVVQSYDLHGNKVELTAYDDVARMILHIVDQLKGIPFTEKMEKQLTEEELEAYLEDE, from the coding sequence ATGGCAGTGAAACAATTAGTTCCAGCGAACAGTTCGAAGTTGCGTAAACCAGCAGCTGAAGTAAAAAAGTTTGATGATAGCTTAAAAAAGTTATTATTAGATATAGAGGATACTTTGTACGATACAGAAGCTTCTGCATTAAGCGCACCGCAAATCGGTGTTTCACTGCAAGCGGCTATCATAGATATGGAAGCAGAAGGTTTACTGCAGTTGATAAATCCGACGATTATCCGTCAGTCTGATGAAACAGTGACAGATTTAGAGGGCAGTATATCTTTTCCTGATGTGTTCGGAACAGTGACACGCAGTCAGATGATAGTCGTTCAAAGTTACGATTTACACGGAAATAAGGTAGAATTAACAGCATATGATGATGTTGCGCGTATGATTCTGCATATTGTAGATCAATTAAAAGGTATTCCGTTTACCGAAAAAATGGAAAAACAATTAACAGAAGAAGAATTGGAGGCGTATTTAGAAGATGAGTAG
- the coaBC gene encoding bifunctional phosphopantothenoylcysteine decarboxylase/phosphopantothenate--cysteine ligase CoaBC yields MKNILLAVSGGIAAYKAIDLTSKLTQSGYEVRVMLTEHAQEFVTPLAFQAISRNPVYTSTFVEENPAEIQHIALGDWADAVIIVPATANILGKLANGIADDMITSTLLATTAPKFAAPAMNVHMYENPRVQHNMKVLAQDGYRFAEPGEGFLACGYVAKGRMMEPLDIMAFVEREMNEVKDLDQSTQSQWYQDKNILVTAGPTVEVIDPVRYVSNRASGKMGYAIADALQKRGANVTLVSGPTYLTPPENVEFVPVTSAEDMFNAVTERYEAQDMVFKSAAVSDYKTSEQLEHKMKKQNGDLSITFTRTQDILKYLGDHKAHQKLIGFAAETQDVEKYAKDKLDRKNADVIIANNVGDTSIGFNSDDNEVTLFFKDDEAVSIEKGKKQQLAERILDELERRWK; encoded by the coding sequence ATGAAAAATATATTATTGGCAGTATCAGGAGGCATTGCAGCCTATAAAGCCATCGACTTAACAAGTAAATTAACACAGAGCGGCTATGAAGTGCGTGTCATGTTGACTGAACATGCTCAAGAATTTGTAACGCCGCTTGCTTTTCAAGCGATAAGCAGAAACCCGGTATATACAAGTACATTTGTGGAAGAAAATCCTGCTGAAATTCAACATATTGCTTTAGGTGATTGGGCAGATGCTGTGATTATTGTACCAGCAACTGCAAATATTTTAGGTAAACTAGCCAATGGTATTGCAGATGATATGATAACTTCAACGTTATTAGCAACAACAGCACCTAAATTTGCTGCACCGGCAATGAATGTGCATATGTATGAAAACCCGCGTGTCCAACATAATATGAAAGTATTAGCTCAAGATGGCTATCGTTTTGCTGAACCGGGGGAAGGTTTCTTAGCATGCGGTTATGTTGCAAAGGGTCGAATGATGGAACCTTTAGATATCATGGCATTTGTGGAACGAGAAATGAATGAAGTTAAGGATTTAGATCAATCGACACAAAGCCAGTGGTATCAAGATAAAAATATTTTGGTAACTGCAGGTCCAACTGTAGAAGTTATTGATCCGGTACGTTATGTTTCTAATCGTGCTTCTGGAAAAATGGGATATGCTATTGCAGATGCCCTACAAAAAAGAGGAGCGAATGTCACACTTGTTAGCGGACCGACTTATCTGACACCGCCAGAAAATGTAGAATTTGTACCAGTAACAAGTGCTGAAGATATGTTTAATGCAGTGACAGAACGTTATGAAGCACAAGATATGGTATTTAAATCAGCAGCAGTTTCTGATTATAAGACATCTGAACAATTAGAACATAAAATGAAAAAGCAAAACGGAGATTTATCGATTACTTTTACGAGAACTCAAGATATTTTAAAATATTTAGGTGATCATAAAGCGCATCAAAAGCTCATTGGTTTTGCGGCTGAGACACAAGATGTCGAAAAATATGCAAAAGATAAATTAGACCGTAAAAATGCAGATGTGATTATTGCAAATAATGTCGGTGATACGTCAATCGGATTTAATTCTGATGACAATGAAGTTACTCTCTTTTTCAAAGATGATGAAGCAGTTAGTATTGAGAAAGGCAAAAAGCAGCAGTTAGCTGAACGAATTTTAGATGAATTAGAACGTAGGTGGAAATAA
- the rpoZ gene encoding DNA-directed RNA polymerase subunit omega: MLYPPLNQLTSKVSSKYLIATVAAKRARELYDKPETALLEHYHSVKTVGKALEEIAAGKITPIEPELNESEFETKD, translated from the coding sequence ATGTTATACCCACCGCTAAACCAACTCACTTCAAAAGTAAGTTCAAAATATTTAATCGCTACAGTGGCAGCCAAACGCGCACGTGAATTATATGATAAACCTGAAACAGCACTTTTAGAACACTATCACTCAGTAAAAACTGTTGGTAAAGCTTTAGAAGAAATTGCTGCTGGTAAAATCACTCCGATTGAACCAGAATTGAATGAAAGCGAATTTGAAACAAAAGACTGA
- a CDS encoding VOC family protein, with translation MQIPKVTTFLMFDNQAEEAIELYTSLFEDSEIISMVKYDEFGSGEAGAVQHAIFRLKDQILMAIDNTNGTEIPMNPSISLFVTVDNAMEMERLYSGLKKGGAILMAKSELGPYREFAWVQDRFGVNFQLALMD, from the coding sequence GTGCAAATTCCAAAAGTTACTACATTTTTAATGTTTGATAATCAAGCAGAAGAAGCAATTGAATTATATACATCACTATTTGAAGATAGTGAGATTATTTCTATGGTGAAATATGATGAATTCGGCAGCGGTGAAGCTGGTGCTGTACAACATGCAATCTTTCGTTTGAAAGATCAAATTTTAATGGCAATTGATAACACAAATGGAACTGAAATTCCTATGAACCCATCTATTTCATTATTTGTAACTGTAGATAATGCAATGGAAATGGAACGTCTATACAGCGGTTTGAAAAAAGGCGGCGCTATTTTAATGGCTAAATCTGAATTAGGACCTTACCGTGAGTTTGCATGGGTACAAGATCGTTTTGGTGTTAACTTCCAACTTGCATTAATGGATTAA
- a CDS encoding NFACT family protein, with translation MAYDGLFTRKMVEELQFLKDGRIHKINQPDNDTIIMVVRQNRKNHQLLLSIHPNFSRMHITEKKYNNPFDPPMFTRVFRKHLDGGIIQDIRQIGNDRHIEIDIQSTDELGDKIYRTVILEIMGKHSNLILVDDNRKIIEGFKHLTPNTNQYRTVMPGFQYEAPPTQNKLNPYEVSGQEVLKYIDFNQGNIARQLLQNFEGFSPLITKEITERRQFMTSDTLPAAYDEVMAETKLEPVPIFHKNHETGKEDFYFMRLKQFYDDSVIYSSLDELLDRFYDARGERERVKQRANDLVKFVQQQLQKNRNKLTKLHAEYEGTQSKETQQLYGELITANIYRIQQGDKSLTTQNYYTGEDVTIPLDPTKSPSVNAQYYYKQYNRLKTREHELERQIQLTEENITYFESIEQQLAHITVEDIDEIREELAEQGFMKQRNNRKKKKQPQIQLQTYLSTDGDLIYVGKNNKQNDYLTNKKARKGYLWFHTKDIPGSHVVIFADDPSESTIEEAAMLSAYFSKAGSSAQVPVDFTEIRNVHKPSGAKPGFVTYDNQKTLYATPDYDKIQEMKNNAVNVK, from the coding sequence ATGGCTTATGATGGCCTTTTTACTAGAAAGATGGTCGAAGAACTTCAGTTTCTCAAAGATGGACGCATTCATAAAATCAATCAGCCTGATAATGATACCATTATTATGGTTGTGCGTCAGAACCGAAAAAACCATCAATTATTACTCTCAATACATCCAAACTTTTCACGTATGCACATTACTGAAAAGAAATATAATAACCCTTTCGATCCACCTATGTTTACGCGCGTATTCCGTAAACATTTAGATGGTGGTATTATTCAAGATATTCGCCAAATCGGTAACGACAGACATATTGAAATCGACATTCAAAGTACAGATGAACTTGGAGATAAAATATATCGTACTGTCATTTTAGAAATTATGGGTAAACACAGTAACTTAATCCTTGTTGACGATAACCGTAAAATTATTGAAGGATTTAAACATCTGACACCAAATACTAATCAATACCGTACTGTAATGCCGGGCTTTCAATATGAAGCTCCGCCAACACAAAATAAATTGAATCCTTACGAAGTATCAGGTCAAGAAGTACTGAAGTATATCGATTTTAACCAAGGAAATATTGCCCGTCAGTTACTTCAGAATTTTGAAGGTTTCAGTCCGCTTATTACCAAAGAAATTACAGAACGTCGTCAGTTTATGACTTCTGATACATTGCCTGCTGCTTATGATGAAGTGATGGCTGAAACAAAATTAGAACCTGTACCTATTTTCCACAAAAACCATGAAACTGGAAAAGAAGATTTTTATTTCATGCGTTTAAAACAATTCTATGACGATAGTGTGATTTATAGTTCATTAGATGAATTGCTGGATCGTTTCTATGATGCACGTGGTGAACGCGAACGAGTGAAACAACGTGCCAATGATTTAGTAAAATTCGTACAGCAACAGTTACAGAAAAACCGTAATAAACTTACAAAATTACATGCAGAGTATGAAGGAACACAATCAAAAGAAACACAACAACTATATGGCGAATTAATCACTGCAAATATATATCGTATTCAACAAGGCGACAAATCTTTAACAACTCAAAATTACTATACAGGTGAAGATGTAACTATTCCGTTAGACCCGACTAAGTCTCCTTCAGTTAATGCACAGTATTACTACAAACAATACAATCGCTTAAAAACACGTGAACATGAATTAGAACGTCAAATTCAGTTAACTGAAGAAAATATCACTTACTTTGAATCAATAGAACAACAACTGGCACATATTACTGTAGAAGACATAGATGAAATTCGTGAAGAATTAGCGGAACAAGGATTTATGAAACAACGTAATAACCGTAAGAAAAAGAAACAACCGCAAATTCAACTGCAAACGTATCTCTCTACTGATGGAGATTTAATTTATGTAGGTAAAAATAATAAACAAAATGATTATTTAACCAATAAAAAAGCAAGAAAAGGTTACTTGTGGTTCCATACAAAAGACATTCCAGGATCACATGTAGTTATTTTTGCGGATGATCCGAGTGAGTCAACAATAGAAGAAGCTGCAATGTTATCAGCTTACTTTTCTAAAGCAGGCAGTTCTGCACAAGTTCCAGTAGATTTCACAGAAATCCGCAACGTTCACAAGCCTTCAGGAGCAAAACCTGGTTTTGTTACTTATGATAATCAGAAGACATTATATGCCACACCTGATTACGATAAAATCCAAGAAATGAAAAACAACGCAGTCAATGTAAAATAA
- a CDS encoding NAD(P)-dependent oxidoreductase → MKIAIISATGKQGTILTEKALDRNHDVTVFVRNHNKLQFDVPYVEKDILDITREDLQGFDAVFVAFGAPKGKEELYVDTTKHFIEILADVDVKLMLVSGTGRLYVNNNRTLRVADNPSMPESIKATAHKMAEAYDMLTEQNQLKDWTAVSPASMFDFNGPETGDYQIGTDTIILNSEGRSYVTYSDFANAFLDVAEQDAYPNQGITVVSG, encoded by the coding sequence TTGAAAATCGCAATCATTAGCGCTACAGGTAAACAAGGCACAATACTAACAGAAAAAGCATTGGATCGAAATCATGATGTGACAGTCTTTGTCCGTAACCACAACAAACTGCAATTCGATGTTCCATATGTAGAAAAAGATATTTTAGATATTACACGTGAAGATTTACAAGGATTTGACGCAGTATTTGTCGCATTCGGAGCACCCAAAGGCAAAGAAGAATTATATGTCGATACAACCAAACATTTCATCGAAATTCTTGCAGATGTCGACGTAAAATTGATGCTGGTCAGCGGCACTGGCAGACTGTACGTTAATAATAATAGAACATTACGTGTAGCAGACAATCCGAGTATGCCGGAATCAATCAAAGCAACCGCTCATAAAATGGCAGAAGCCTATGATATGCTTACTGAACAAAATCAATTGAAAGATTGGACAGCAGTAAGTCCAGCAAGTATGTTTGATTTTAATGGCCCTGAAACAGGCGACTATCAAATCGGAACAGATACTATTATTTTAAATTCTGAAGGTCGTTCATACGTTACTTATAGCGATTTCGCAAATGCATTTCTAGATGTAGCAGAACAAGACGCCTATCCAAACCAAGGCATCACAGTAGTTTCAGGCTAA
- the fmt gene encoding methionyl-tRNA formyltransferase codes for MSRVIFMGTPDFSTKVLEMLIAEEDVIAVVTQPDRPVGRKRVMTPPPVKEVALENGIEVYQPEKISQSDDLQTLIDMEPDLIVTAAFGQILPKSLLDAPKLGAINVHASLLPKYRGGAPIHQAIIDGEKETGVTIMYMAPKLDAGDIISQQAIEIEANDNVESMHDKLSFLGADLLKKTLPEIINGTNDRIAQDDDKATFASNISREDERIDWTQSAEQVYNHIRGLSPWPVAYTKLDDTNMKLYAARIEEGKKGNPGEILETTKKAIIVGTGSDDAIALTEIQLSGKKRMPTANFLSGYQEDLVGKELK; via the coding sequence ATGAGTAGAGTAATATTTATGGGAACACCTGATTTCTCAACAAAAGTATTAGAAATGTTGATTGCTGAAGAAGATGTGATTGCAGTTGTCACACAACCAGACCGCCCAGTCGGACGTAAACGTGTGATGACACCGCCGCCTGTTAAAGAAGTAGCATTAGAAAATGGAATAGAAGTATATCAACCAGAAAAAATCTCTCAATCAGACGACCTTCAAACTTTGATTGATATGGAACCTGATTTAATTGTGACAGCAGCGTTCGGTCAGATTTTACCGAAATCATTATTAGATGCTCCGAAATTAGGGGCAATCAATGTGCATGCCTCATTATTACCGAAATATCGCGGCGGTGCACCGATTCATCAAGCAATTATCGATGGTGAAAAAGAAACAGGTGTCACGATTATGTATATGGCACCGAAATTAGATGCCGGCGATATTATTTCACAACAAGCTATTGAAATCGAAGCGAATGATAATGTGGAATCTATGCATGATAAATTAAGCTTTTTAGGTGCAGATTTATTGAAGAAAACATTACCGGAAATTATTAACGGCACAAATGATCGCATTGCACAAGATGATGACAAAGCCACTTTTGCTTCTAATATCAGCCGTGAAGATGAACGTATTGATTGGACGCAATCAGCAGAGCAGGTTTATAACCATATTCGTGGTTTATCTCCTTGGCCTGTGGCTTATACAAAATTAGATGATACAAATATGAAACTTTATGCAGCGCGTATTGAAGAAGGCAAAAAAGGAAATCCTGGCGAGATTCTTGAAACGACTAAAAAAGCCATTATTGTGGGAACGGGTTCTGATGATGCGATTGCGTTAACTGAAATTCAGCTTTCAGGTAAAAAACGTATGCCGACTGCTAACTTCTTAAGCGGTTATCAAGAAGATTTAGTCGGGAAGGAATTGAAATAA